A region of the Nocardia nova SH22a genome:
CGCGCAACTGCACCACGTCGTACCAGTCGCCGCCGATCTCGAGCGGCGGCAGCGCGGGTTCGTAGTGGACCGCGAATCCCGGCGGCAGCTCGACCGGCCCGAGCATGGCGCGCTGCAGCGTCAGCGAGGTCGAGCGGGCCTGGTCGAAGTTGCGGGCCCGCTGCACGGCCAGATCGATGTGACCGACCAGCAGGGAGAACAGCGACCAGTCGCCGGGGCTGATCGCGCGCGGTGCGGCGAAACGCACCCACAGTGCGGCGTCACCGGTCTCGCCCAGGCGCGCGACGATTCCCTCCGAACTGGCCGCGCCCTCCGGAATCGGGAAAACTGCCCGGTCCGGACGCATCCGGGACCGGTCGAGCAGCGCGCGCGCCCGGGCGTCGAGGACCCGCCGCGACACCGCCGTCTCCGACCCGGCATCACCGGATGCCGGTGCGGCGGAGCCGTTTCCGGTCTCGGCGACCGGTCCGGACACGTACAGCTGCGGCGCCGTCTGGGAATTGGGCCGCAGCGACACCACCGCGGTCTCCGCGCCGATCGCGTGGCGCAGTTCCTCGAGGCCGACCTCGAGGACCTCGGCGACGGTGGTGGCCGCGCCCACCGCGGTGGTGAGCCGGGACACCGCGTGATCGCGGGCGCGCGCATCGTGTTCGGCGGTCACATCGCGCACGGTGCCGACGAAGATGTGCTCGTCGTCCTCCGGACTGCGCAGCGAGGAGGTGCTGACCGCCAGCCACACCCGGCGGCCGTCGCGGTGCCGTGCGGGCATGACGAATCGCGTGGCCTCGGCGCCCAGTGCGGGATAGGGGGCCTCGGATTCGTCGGTCCACGGATGCGGCGGCCGGAACGGCGCGGCCTCGGGGCCGTATCCGGTCAGGGCGCCGAAGGCGGAATTGACCTCGGTGATGGTGCCGTCGGCGTTCGCGACGAAGAATCCGTCCTGCAGCGACTCGACGAGCGCGGTGCGGAAGGCGTCGCGACCGGCGAGATCCTCGGCCCGCAGCCGCTGCAGTTCGTAGCTGCGGGTGCTGTCGAGGAAGCCGCGGGTGGCGACATCGAGTGCGGCCAGGGTCTGCAACAGGAATTCCAGCGCCGCCCGGGCCCGGGCGGCGGTGCCCGGCGTCGTGGGGGACAGGCCCAGCTCGTCGAGCAGCCGGAAGTGATGTTCGGTCAGATCCAGGATGCTGACGCCCTCGACGAGTGCGCGCCGTCCCAGTTCGTAACCCTCGGCGAGGGTGTTCTGGTTCGGGGAATCCAGGTGCAGCCGAAGCGCATTCGCATACGCCTCGCGGAATGCGGCCAGGACCGCACTCATCGGCGTGACCCGGCTCGGGGGCTCACGGCGTTCCCGTCGACGGGCCCCGGTGCCGGGCGGCCAGGACGAGGGCGTCGTCGGTGTCCTTGACGTGGCAGGCCAGGATGTCGTCGGCGATCTCGGCGGCGGGCCGGGCCAGATCGACGGTGTCGACGTAATCGCTGACGATGCCGTCGGTGGACATCAGCAGCACATCGCCCGGCCGGATCGCCACGGTCTGGGTCTGCAGATTCGGCGGCAGCAGATAGCCGACGATGCCGCCGGTCAGCAGCGCGGTGGCGCGGATCTCGGGTTTGCCCGGGCCGATCGCGACCACGCGGGATTCGACATTGCCGACACCGAGCCACTGCACCTGGTCGTCACCGCCGAACAGCACGAGCGAGACCGCCGCGCCGCGGGTGTCCGACATCGCCCGATGACACAGCACCATCAGCACGTCCAGGGGTTCGGCGCGATTGTCGGCCAGGACCTGGGCCGCGCGGTCGGCCGCGTCGGCGGCGGCGGCGCCGTGCCCGAGCCCGTCGAGTACCGCGAAGAGAACCGATCCGTCACCCGCATCGAGTACCACCGACCGGTCGCCGGAAACCCGTTGTCCGGGCAGCGCCCGACCGGCGACCGCCCACTCCACCGTTCCGAGGGTTCCGTCCTCACGCACCGGTGGGTACCCACTTCCACATCTCCACCAGCGTTCCCTGCCCGGGCGCCGACTCCACGATCAAACGGTCCATCAGCCGCCGCGCACCGGGCAGGCCGAGGCCCAGGCCGCGTCCGGTCGAATAGCCGTCCTCGAGCGCCCGCGTGATGTCGATGATCCCCGGCCCCTGATCCTGGGCCTGCACGACCAGGGCACGGCGCCCCTCCCGGTCGCCGACCGATATCCGGATCTCCCCGGTGCCCGCGTAACTGGTGATGTTGCGGGCGATCTCGGAGATGGCGGTGGAGATCATGGTGA
Encoded here:
- a CDS encoding SpoIIE family protein phosphatase; amino-acid sequence: MSAVLAAFREAYANALRLHLDSPNQNTLAEGYELGRRALVEGVSILDLTEHHFRLLDELGLSPTTPGTAARARAALEFLLQTLAALDVATRGFLDSTRSYELQRLRAEDLAGRDAFRTALVESLQDGFFVANADGTITEVNSAFGALTGYGPEAAPFRPPHPWTDESEAPYPALGAEATRFVMPARHRDGRRVWLAVSTSSLRSPEDDEHIFVGTVRDVTAEHDARARDHAVSRLTTAVGAATTVAEVLEVGLEELRHAIGAETAVVSLRPNSQTAPQLYVSGPVAETGNGSAAPASGDAGSETAVSRRVLDARARALLDRSRMRPDRAVFPIPEGAASSEGIVARLGETGDAALWVRFAAPRAISPGDWSLFSLLVGHIDLAVQRARNFDQARSTSLTLQRAMLGPVELPPGFAVHYEPALPPLEIGGDWYDVVQLRDGTLGIVVGDCVGRGLSAAVVMGQLRTAAQALLLRGAGPAQLLSELDAVAARIPGAMCTTVCAAILDPVRGLIRYSSAGHMPPVLADPGRTGRLLEGGRAVPLATFDTPQRPEATTALAPGSTLVLFTDGLVEQRGVDIDTRFEELADELSGVAPCRPREVADAVLDRLRPEAGYDDDIAMVVYRQPPRPLRLDIPAEAGRLTGVRRALTAWLSSAAVADEQAADLVSAANEACTNSIEHAYPPGAPGRVVVTAECARGTVRIAVTDTGAWRPLPEDPGARGRGLAMMRALADEVDIDVTDSGTRVRLVAALPSVTFSAASTV
- a CDS encoding SpoIIE family protein phosphatase: MREDGTLGTVEWAVAGRALPGQRVSGDRSVVLDAGDGSVLFAVLDGLGHGAAAADAADRAAQVLADNRAEPLDVLMVLCHRAMSDTRGAAVSLVLFGGDDQVQWLGVGNVESRVVAIGPGKPEIRATALLTGGIVGYLLPPNLQTQTVAIRPGDVLLMSTDGIVSDYVDTVDLARPAAEIADDILACHVKDTDDALVLAARHRGPSTGTP
- a CDS encoding ATP-binding protein, with the protein product MASDYVVIAVKASGDIVTARQAGRELAAELGFTLTDITMISTAISEIARNITSYAGTGEIRISVGDREGRRALVVQAQDQGPGIIDITRALEDGYSTGRGLGLGLPGARRLMDRLIVESAPGQGTLVEMWKWVPTGA